A stretch of Fusarium poae strain DAOMC 252244 chromosome 2, whole genome shotgun sequence DNA encodes these proteins:
- a CDS encoding hypothetical protein (BUSCO:53431at5125) has product MSQVLGLTKLAYSRVWHGVSASAPHATLSTQPGVTPPSLGRLASRIAVLLMGKHKPIFDPSTDCGDYVVVTNCAALHTTGRKKWQKPYYRHTTRPGSLKTVTMDVLMEQHGGSEVLRKAVRGMLPKNRLRDKRLARLKAFEGEAHPYKQNLIRFSGVPVGKPGWEKAVEKVREGDKKRL; this is encoded by the exons ATGTCGCAAGTTCTCGGTCTC ACCAAACTCGCCTACTCTCGAGTATGGCACGGTGTTTCTGCTTCCGCTCCCCATGCCACTCTATCGACTCAGCCCGGCGTGACACCACCTTCCCTCGGCCGTCTCGCATCCCGCATCGCCGTCCTTCTCATGGGCAAGCACAAGCCGATCTTCGACCCCTCGACCGACTGCGGTGACTATGTTGTTGTCACAAACTGCGCCGCCCTTCACACAACTGGCCGCAAGAAGTGGCAAAAGCCATACTACCGACATACTACTCGGCCTGGTAGTCTCAAGACTGTGACGATGGATGTCCTTATGGAGCAGCATGGAGGTAGCGAGGTGCTGCGCAAGGCTGTGCGCGGCATGCTGCCCAAGAACCGACTACGAGACAAGCGATTGGCGAGGCTCAAGGCCTTTGAGGGAGAAGCACACCCGTACAAGCAGAACTTGATACGGTTTAGCGGCGTGCCAGTAGGCAAGCCTGGTTGGGAGAAGGCTGTCGAGAAGGTTCGTGAGGGCGACAAGAAGCGATTATAA
- a CDS encoding hypothetical protein (BUSCO:11307at5125) has product MRLLLSRSTRLSKSILQAQILHRSTTPIRRGFTSSPARPDQNSDIAAKASPAQSNTDTLSEEAKQNGQPVKKTSRLAALKKRSQASNTSKTDVKEDETSQRYILGQSVDKPIRARFAPSPTGYLHLGSLRTALFNNLVAKATKGGDFIIRIEDTDQNRLVPDAEERIFKDLEWAGLSWSEGPDKGGPYGPYRQSERLETYKEHTQKLIDNGSAYRCFCNQSVLEAQKRALHDAGKSTAYPGTCRSVPRSESDERAAKGEAHVVRLDSGRFGTPKFKDAIYGPFQKKEPEEDFVLMKTDGFPTYHLANVVDDHLMKITHVIRGEEWLISTPKHLALYEAFGWEPPTFAHLGLLVSNDGSKLSKRNASVNLSTYMDQKVFPMALQAWLANLGASFKKGVQTPRFLEDVAENLSYKFTRGGIKLNPQKLDFFQHEYRSLLFKTPLSDHTPREQALIRDNLLNPLINKVQEITSSSKESTGNYVPIQPRGTSLKWSGALTPVPAILSSESSQQSYAFRILAQETSRYASADDIPHLLPYLFWRPPIAIYRAALTTDTPRRDLINLVHDTVNSTESWEIAFDRLLERVPSDQAPDLHSILRLVAVGSPQAVAKASRILFSILGQDEWRVRATQVRDLLHELDSGGENLRQRWKDEAATTTSKADAVVG; this is encoded by the exons ATGAGATTATTGTTGAGCCGCTCAACACGGCTATCGAAAAGTATTTTACAAGCTCAAATTCTCCACCGTTCAACAACACCAATTCGTCGAGGCTTTACCAGCTCACCAGCTCGACCTGATCAAAATTCTGATATAGCAGCCAAAGCTTCACCAGCTCAGAGTAATACGGACACCCTCTCTGAAGAGGCAAAGCAAAATGGCCAACCAGTCAAGAAAACCTCGAGGTTGGCAGCCTTGAAAAAGCGTAGCCAGGCATCAAACACCAGCAAGACTGATGTTAAAGAAGATGAGACAAGTCAACGATATATCCTTGGGCAATCAGTCGACAAGCCGATTCGTGCGCGCTTTGCGCCGTCTCCGACTGGATATTTGCACTTGGGCTCGCTCAGAACAGCTCTCTTTAACAATTTGGTAGCAAAGGCTACAAAGGGAGGTGATTTTATTATACGAATTGAGGACACTGACCAG AATCGTTTGGTACCTGACGCCGAAGAGCGCATATTCAAAGACCTCGAATGGGCCGGTCTGTCATGGAGTGAAGGCCCCGACAAAGGCGGTCCGTACGGCCCCTATCGTCAG TCAGAACGTCTTGAGACCTACAAAGAGCATACTCAGAAATTAATCGACAACGGCTCTGCCTACCGTTGTTTCTGCAATCAGTCGGTCCTCGAGGCCCAGAAGCGTGCTCTTCACGACGCTGGCAAATCCACCGCCTACCCAGGAACATGCCGCTCCGTTCCCCGTTCTGAGTCTGATGAGCGAGCTGCCAAGGGCGAAGCTCATGTCGTTCGATTGGACTCGGGTCGCTTCGGTACGCCAAAGTTCAAGGATGCTATCTATGGCCCTTTCCAGAAGAAGGAGCCAGAGGAGGATTTTGTGCTCATGAAAACGGATGGATTTCCTACTTATCATCTTGCGAATGTGGTTGACGATCATCTCATGAAGATAACCCATGTCATCCGTGGCGAG GAATGGCTCATCTCGACACCCaaacatttggctctctacGAGGCTTTTGGCTGGGAACCTCCGACCTTCGCTCATCTAGGTCTTCTCGTCAGCAACGATGGATCAAAGCTCAGCAAGCGTAATGCCAGCGTAAACCTCTCAACATATATGGACCAAAAAGTCTTTCCCATGGCCCTACAAGCCTGGCTCGCTAACCTGGGTGCTTCGTTCAAGAAAGGCGTCCAGACACCGCGCTTCCTGGAGGATGTAGCTGAGAAC CTGAGTTACAAATTTACACGTGGTGGTATAAAACTCAATCCACAAAAGCTCGACTTTTTTCAACACGAGTATCGAAGTCTTCTATTCAAAACCCCTCTCTCCGACCACACTCCTCGCGAACAGGCTCTCATTAGAGACAACCTACTCAACCCCCTTATCAACAAAGTTCAGGAAATCACCTCGTCTTCCAAAGAGAGCACTGGCAACTATGTACCGATCCAACCACGTGGCACCTCTCTCAAGTGGTCTGGCGCTTTGACTCCGGTTCCAGCCATATTATCATCTGAATCATCACAACAGTCATATGCCTTCCGAATCCTTGCCCAAGAAACCTCGCGGTATGCCTCCGCGGATGACATACCGCATCTGCTACCATACCTGTTCTGGCGTCCTCCCATTGCCATCTACCGCGCGGCACTCACTACCGATACTCCACGTCGTGACTTGATCAACCTCGTTCATGATACAGTCAATTCGACAGAAAGTTGGGAAATAGCTTTCGACCGCCTCTTGGAGCGTGTCCCCTCTGATCAAGCCCCCGACCTGCATAGTATTCTTCGTctggttgctgttggcagCCCACAAGCTGTTGCCAAGGCATCCCGTATCTTATTCAGCATCTTGGGTCAAGATGAGTGGCGAGTTCGCGCTACTCAAGTGCGCGATTTGTTGCATGAGCTGGACTCAGGGGGTGAGAACCTTCGCCAGAGGTGGAAAGACGAAGCTGCAACTACGACTTCAAAGGCCGACGCTGTCGTTGGATAG
- a CDS encoding hypothetical protein (BUSCO:22690at5125) translates to MSLKQEIETWVAALGRYDNNEFEEALNEFGKIGDTSKILFNMGVIHATLGEHEKAVESYQRAIRLDQYLAVAYFQQGVSNFLLGDFEEALANFNDTLLYLRGNAMIDYAQLGLLFKLYSCEVLFNRGLCYIYLQQLDAGMQDFSYAVKEKVVEDHNVIDDAINEQAEGYTVFSIPVGVVYRPNEAKVRNLKTKDYLGKARLVAASDRANAFTGFAGSEIKNAGKLEVKDDRPADNISFAATNLVKPGLSSRRQQSEPPNGRNVFPPTPPPENERPSRAASVRNQKPQLAKLNIQQAEPNRRYEKAASPADSRRPMPARSASTSTTRTPLQREPPPLQLRPKQIPEETGSPEDVYAMYSATDGYRNSRGSAGSRRMRPQQFSEEEDASDYEGTINENDFEMIGQRRGPGSVSGGSRNSRRTEVTKIRVKVHADEVKLIMITPDTRFETLSDKVRDKFNIKRRFKIKVKDDDMPNGDMITVGDQDDLEMVIDSVKDEARKQRTETGKMEIWILQL, encoded by the exons ATGTCGTTGAAACAG GAAATCGAGACCTGGGTAGCAGCCCTGGGTCGTTACGATAACAATGAATTCGAAGAAGCCCTCAACGAGTTTGGAAAGATTGGCGACACTAGCAAGATTCTGTTCAACATGGGTGTCATCCATGCCACACTTGGAGAGCACGAGAAGGCT GTCGAGAGTTATCAGCGAGCAATTCGGCTAGACCAATACCTCGCCGTTGCCTATTTCCAACAGGGCGTTTCGAATTTCCTTCTCGGCGACTTTGAAGAAGCGCTCGCCAATTTCAACGACACGCTCCTATATCTTCGCGGCAATGCCATGATCGACTATGCTCAACTGGGTCTCCTATTCAAGCTTTACTCCTGTGAAGTGCTTTTCAACCGAGGTCTCTGCTACATCTATCTGCAACAGTTGGATGCTGGAATGCAAGATTTCTCGTATGCTGTTAAGGAGAAGGTGGTCGAGGACCACAACGTCATCGACGATGCTATTAACGAACAGGCAGAG GGCTATACCGTCTTCTCTATCCCCGTGGGAGTTGTCTACAGACCCAACGAGGCTAAAGTTCGAAATCTCAAGACGAAAGACTACCTCGGCAAGGCCAGACTTGTCGCTGCCTCAGACCGTGCCAATGCCTTTACCGGCTTTGCTGGCTCAGAGATCAAGAAT GCGGGCAAGTTAGAAGTCAAGGACGATCGTCCTGCCGACAATATCTCCTTTGCTGCCACAAACCTTGTCAAGCCCGGTCTGTCATCTCGAAGACAACAATCAGAACCTCCCAACGGCCGAAACGTGTTTCCGCCAACACCTCCACCAGAGAATGAGCGCCCCTCACGAGCCGCTTCTGTGCGCAACCAGAAGCCTCAGTTGGCCAAACTCAACATTCAGCAAGCTGAGCCAAACCGGCGGTACGAGAAGGCAGCCTCACCTGCGGATAGCCGAAGGCCCATGCCGGCCAGGTCAGCGTCAACGTCAACTACTCGCACACCGCTGCAAAGGGAGCCCCCACCATTGCAGTTGAGGCCTAAGCAGATTCCAGAGGAGACAGGATCGCCAGAGGATGTATACGCAATGTATTCGGCAACTGATGGCTACCGAAACTCAAGAGGATCAGCCGGTAGCCGACGAATGAGACCCCAGCAATTTtccgaagaggaagatgccTCAGATTATGAGGGAACCATCAACGAGAACGATTTCGAGATGATCGGCCAACGCCGAGGCCCTGGTTCTGTTTCAGGCGGCTCAAGAAACAGCCGTCGAACTGAGGTCACAAAGATTCGAGTCAAGGTCCACGCTGATGAAGTCAAGCTCATCATGATTACACCCGACACCCGGTTCGAAACATTAAGCGACAAAGTCCGTGACAAGTTCAACATCAAACGCCGtttcaagatcaaggtcaaggatgaCGATATGCCCAATGGAGACATGATCACAGTCGGCGACCAAGATGATCTGGAAATGGTGATCGATAGTGTCAAGGATGAGGCAAGAAAACAACGGACAGAGACAGGAAAGATGGAG ATTTGGATCCTTCAACTTTAG
- a CDS encoding hypothetical protein (BUSCO:34168at5125), producing MPYVSAARYGKDNVRVCKVDRDASTGVQTVTEMTVCCLLEGEIETSYTQADNSVVVATDSIKNTIYITAKQNPVNPPELYASILGSHFIEKYKHIHVANVSVKTVRWARLDVNGKPHPHSFFKDGEETRNVEVRVSRQEGIEIKSSLVGLTVLKSTGSAFHGFVRDEYTTLPETWDRIFSTDVDATWKWKKFDSLAAVKEFTPKFDSAREAARDITLKTFAEDASASVQATMYKMSDQILESVPEVATVTYALPNKHYFEIDLSWHKGIKNTGKDAEVYAPQSGPNGLIKCEVSRDSLQSKL from the exons ATGCCTTACGTATCTGCTGCTCGCTACGGCAAGGACAATGTTCGCGTCTGCAAAGTCGATCGCGATGCTTCTACCGGTGTTCAGACTGTCACAGAGATGACCGTCTGCTGTCTCCTTGAGGGAGAGATTGAGACCTCCTACACCCAGGCTGATAACAGTGTCGTCGTTGCCACGGACTCTATTAAGAATACCATCTACATTACCGCCAAGCAGAATCCTGTCAACCCTCCTGAGCTGTACGCCTCAATCCTCGGCAGCCACTTTATTGAAAAGTACAAGCACATCCACGTTGCCAATGTCAGCGTCAAGACTGTTCGCTGGGCGCGTCTTGATGTTAATGGCAAGCCCCATCCCCACAGCTTTTTCAAGGATGGCGAGGAGACCCGAAATGTCGAAGTTCGTGTGAGTCGACAGGAAGGCATTGAGATCAAGAGCTCCCTCGTTGGCTTGACCGTTCTCAAGAGTACCGGTTCTGCTTTCCACGGCTTTGTCCGTGACGAGTACACAACGCTTCCTGAGACATGGGACCGTATCTTCTCGACGGATGTGGATGCTACGTGGAAGTGGAAGAAGTTCGATTCTCTCGCTGCTGTGAAGGAGTTTACTCCCAAGTTCGATAGCGCGCGCGAGGCGGCACGCGATATCACCCTCAAGACCTTTGCCGAGGACGCGAGTGCCAGCGTGCAAGCCACCATGTACAAGATGTCAGACCAAATCCTCGAATCTGTACCCGAGGTCGCGACGGTCACTTATGCACTACCTAACAAGCATTACTTTGAGATTG ACCTTAGCTGGCATAAGGGAATCAAGAACACAGGCAAGGACGCCGAGGTCTATGCTCCCCAGTCCGGCCCTAATGGTCTCATCAAGTGCGAAGTGTCTCGAGACAGTCTGCAATCGAAGCTTTAG
- a CDS encoding hypothetical protein (BUSCO:1531at5125) → MLSSSAAQKGMTPPSQSSQPSLPQQLSGRTSFDRGDSGLQPPNGANNRNLSASGVSFAPRGSSLNVAPGSFSSELRSRAGSKTEAGSVYPSSFMDKVEEDDADTLAEQALANLKERLNREMKIKEGSENMLEALNSKKAKQTKEQRQKVEAELNASSLRIKDLRQKISDTQRTRQIPPDTPKRNRTQSNTIESTRPIGLRSPQSVSRSIGESDAEEPTESPTFALAELLQALEVEGMTPEYYVSRGNQLVDLFQRYPTLKYDLVWSVFGLRMQVMLLSESREVVAAGYRMTRYAISDVASLKKIRSLNTDYLVIRSLNNYRKADVEREQALKFVRAFLDVKGGVKEVSRSVVRTIVAVAEHGEDRRPNGQPVEGETDRLRPICIETLAEIIVQDPALLVSSGGLGPLTEALSEGVYKAPESLASAFLYLLDSPQTRKYIQPGYGLEVLFTVFTDHLLTNETVMKQNCKAIATALKSWPGLMTLCMYDLRTIRSFVTSLLLPSDAVRETILDLIFSLLRIKPPAWATSFLAGRRLTTYGRVANLRSSQKEKSQSQFMEEDSGEQNFVEHYTALLLAVFIRAGLLPILLKIAQGDENPTLQRKTTLLISEVLKLASRLLPPSWSAELHLLPELFSSAANVGNNDHWVASGIVYQISSVSRTLYRSTPSGTLSSGNHTTELSAIDEAPKSHQSLVFDDATFRQLLIDSNVLNSSNYAKWNWETINKIIDGPLQSGKRLEEAIKASKFMKRIVSFYRPFKYRFASVKNTRGTQKYVRAGCALMHSLLQSPEGIKFLADSKLLRQIAECLAQCDPTSGLTAQYPMFSKDQVADTLCAGYFSMVGVLSGDPKGLQLLERWRMFNMIYHIMDLKQRPDLIKLLLSSFDYSVQGHPRVLVSKALTAGTKEIRIHATNALRKYAIRPVPSANSQGGVGDSKWAIQLLVTQLYDPEIEVCATAVKILEQACNRKTYLEYIVECRPALDHLGEIGAPLLLRFLSTSIGYHYLDGLDYISNEMDDWFLGRNDTYVKVIEASLAKTFLIDGDEHNPRMSLFNDGEIDGEYHDSHVPPHFYRELTRTQEGCRLLSDKGHFEDFAATIRDHGMDTGDAEMLTKVKGCLWAVGNVGSMELGAPFLESNDVVEHIIKIAEHHEVMSLRGTAFFVLGLISRSTHGLEILSENGWDANTTPMGSSLGFCIPNNLSKLLSLTPWKQKAVTSITLPPGQRTAQEPPPPRAARPPLEPSELPALLSDEDVNTRVLELIVDLGNMVLYKKAVTDLQKLRAHKPTAFRSTKFFKEVMAAMEWNHYRLGVRRMVIDLFDKNVMRQIVFDETDDEDDDDDSSDESGEESGEGENSSGDDRTERQRSISEPLAPPPELTPAPLRVRR, encoded by the exons ATGCTGAGCTCCTCTGCAGCTCAGAAGGGAATGACCCCTCCGAGCCAATCTTCCCAGCCTAGTCTGCCCCAGCAGTTGTCTGGCCGCACGAGCTTTGATCGGGGTGATTCGGGCCTGCAACCTCCCAATGGCGCCAATAACCGCAACCTGTCCGCCTCAGGCGTGTCTTTTGCGCCCAGGGGAAGTAGTCTCAATGTTGCTCCCGGCAGCTTCAGCTCAGAGCTGCGCAGTCGGGCTGGGAGTAAAACCGAAGCGGGGTCGGTATACCCAAGCAGCTTCATGGACAAGgtggaagaagatgatgcgGACACGCTAGCTGAACAAGCTCTAGCAAATCTCAAGGAGAGGCTCAACCGTGAGATGAAGATTAAGGAGGGTAGCGAGAACATGCTCGAGGCGCTGAACTCTAAGAAAGCGAAGCAGACCAAAGAGCAACGGCAGAAGGTTGAGGCAGAGCTCAACGCGAGCAGcctgcgtatcaaggacCTACGCCAGAAGATCTCCGATACCCAACGCACACGACAAATCCCACCCGACACACCAAAAAGAAACCGTACTCAGAGCAACACTATCGAATCCACCAGACCCATCGGGCTACGCTCACCACAGAGCGTGTCGAGGTCAATTGGAGAATCTGACGCCGAGGAACCGACAGAAAGCCCGACTTTTGCCCTCGCTGAATTGCTTCAAGCTCTGGAAGTGGAGGGAATGACGCCCGAGTACTACGTCTCACGAGGAAACCAGTTGGTTGATCTTTTCCAGCGATATCCTACTCTCAAATATGACTTGGTCTGGTCAGTCTTTGGACTCCGCATGCAGGTAATGCTACTGAGCGAAAGCCGCGAAGTTGTGGCTGCTGGCTATCGAATGACCAGATATGCAATATCCGACGTCGCATCCCTCAAAAAGATTCGTAGTCTGAACACAGATTATTTAGTAATTCG ATCTCTGAACAACTATCGCAAGGCGGATGTTGAACGCGAGCAGGCACTCAAGTTCGTCCGCGCATTCCTCGATGTCAAAGGTGGAGTTAAAGAGGTCTCTCGTTCTGTTGTACGCACTATTGTTGCAGTTGCAGAGCATGGGGAGGATCGACGCCCAAACGGCCAGCCGGTTGAAGGAGAAACAGACCGTCTAAGGCCTATATGCATCGAGACACTGGCAGAGATTATAGTGCAAGATCCAGCACTTTTGGTATCATCCGGTGGTCTAGGACCATTGACTGAGGCGCTCTCGGAAGGTGTCTACAAAGCTCCCGAGAGCTTGGCCTCTGCGTTCCTATATTTGCTCGATTCGCCTCAGACACGAAAGTACATACAGCCAGGTTATGGACTTGAGGTGCTTTTCACCGTTTTTACCGATCATCTCCTTACCAACGAAACTGTGATGAAGCAAAACTGCAAAGCCATTGCAACAGCTTTGAAGTCATGGCCTGGGCTGATGACCCTATGCATGTATGATCTACGAACGATCCGCTCTTTCGTCACGAGCTTGCTGCTGCCTAGCGATGCAGTTCGCGAGACTATTCTTGATCTTATCTTCTCTCTTTTGCGCATCAAGCCACCAGCCTGGGCGACATCGTTTCTAGCCGGGAGAAGGTTGACGACATACGGTAGAGTAGCGAATCTAAGGTCTTcccaaaaagaaaagagccAATCGCAGTTCATGGAGGAGGATAGTGGCGAGCAGAACTTCGTCGAACACTACACTGCCCTGTTACTCGCTGTCTTTATCCGAGCAGGTCTTCTGCCCATTCTCCTAAAAATCGCTCAAGGGGATGAGAACCCAACGCTCCAGCGCAAAACAACTTTGTTGATTAGCGAAGTGCTTAAGCTTGCTAGCCGTCTCTTGCCTCCATCCTGGAGTGCCGAGCTTCACCTTTTGCCAGAGCTTTTCTCATCGGCAGCTAATGTCGGTAACAACGACCACTGGGTCGCGTCAGGGATTGTTTACCAGATTAGCAGTGTCAGTCGAACATTGTATCGAAGCACGCCGTCAGGAACGTTATCGTCTGGTAACCACACAACTGAGCTGTCAGCAATCGATGAAGCACCAAAATCCCACCAGTCTTTGGTTTTTGACGATGCCACCTTCAGGCAACTCCTGATTGACAGCAACGTACTCAACAGCTCCAACTACGCCAAGTGGAACTGGGAAACCATAAATAAGATCATTGACGGACCTTTGCAAAGCGGCAAGCGATTAGAGGAAGCCATCAAAGCGTCCAAGTTCATGAAGAGAATTGTCAGCTTCTATCGACCGTTTAAGTATAGGTTTGCGAGCGTCAAGAACACGAGAGGTACTCAAAAGTATGTACGGGCTGGCTGCGCTCTGATGCATTCATTGCTTCAATCCCCCGAAGGCATAAAATTTTTGGCGGACAGCAAACTGCTCAGACAGATAGCGGAATGCCTAGCACAATGCGATCCG ACTAGTGGGCTCACAGCACAATATCCAATGTTCTCAAAAGACCAAGTCGCCGACACGTTGTGCGCCGGCTACTTCTCGATGGTTGGTGTTTTGAGTGGGGACCCAAAGGGACTTCAATTACTAGAACGGTGGAGGATGTTCAACATGATATACCACATCATGGACCTGAAGCAGAGGCCCGACCTCATCAAGCTACTTCTTTCGAGCTTTGATTACAGTGTCCAAGGTCATCCTCGTGTCTTGGTCTCTAAAGCTTTGACGGCTGGTACGAAGGAAATTCGAATTCATGCGACGAATGCTCTTCGCAAGTACGCAATCCGTCCAGTACCATCGGCCAATAGTCAGGGTGGTGTAGGCGATTCCAAGTGGGCCATCCAGTTGCTGGTTACACAGCTTTATGACCCCGAGATTGAAGTTTGTGCGACAGCTGTTAAAATTCTAGAGCAGGCTTGTAACCGCAAGACCTATCTAGAATACATCGTCGAATGCAGGCCAGCTCTTGACCATTTGGGCGAGATTGGAGCGCCACTTCTCCTACGGTTCTTGTCGACTTCTATTGGATATCACTACCTGGATGGATTGGACTACATCAGCAACGAAATGGACGATTGGTTCTTAGGACGCAACGATACCTACGTCAAGGTTATTGAGGCAAGTCTTGCCAAGACGTTTCTAATCGACGGGGACGAGCACAACCCCCGCATGAGCTTATTCAACGATGGCGAGATTGATGGAGAGTACCATGACAGCCACGTACCGCCGCACTTCTATCGAGAGTTGACTCGCACTCAAGAAGGATGCAGACTGCTAAGTGACAAGGGTCACTTTGAGGATTTCGCTGCCACGATACGCGACCACGGGATGGATACAGGTGATGCAGAGATGCTTACCAAGGTTAAAGGATGTCTTTGGGCAGTCGGCAACGTCGGGTCGATGGAACTTGGGGCACCTTTCTTGGAGTCCAACGACGTGGTGGAACATATCATAAAAATTGCCGAGCACCACGAAGTGATGAGTTTACGTGGAACAGCATTCTTCGTTCTCGGTTTGATTTCCCGATCAACCCACGGCCTGGAGATTCTGTCCGAGAACGGTTGGGACGCCAACACGACACCTATGGGCAGCTCTCTTGGTTTCTGTATCCCCAACAACTTGTCCAAGCTACTATCACTAACCCCGTGGAAACAAAAGGCAGTGACTTCAATCACCCTACCACCAGGTCAGCGCACCGCCCAAGagccgccgccgcctcgTGCTGCTAGGCCACCTCTCGAGCCATCAGAACTACCTGCTTTACTGAGTGACGAGGATGTGAACACAAGAGTTCTGGAACTTATTGTGGACCTCGGAAACATGGTTCTCTATAAGAAGGCAGTTACGGATCTTCAAAAGTTGCGAGCGCACAAGCCGACAGCTTTCCGAAGCACTAAATTCTTCAAAGAGGTGATGGCTGCAATGGAATGGAACCACTACCGGTTAGGAGTGAGGAGGATGGTTATAGACCTTTTCGACAAGAACGTTATGCGCCAAATCgtctttgatgagactgatgacgaagatgacgacgacgatagTAGCGACGAGAGCGGAGAAGAAAGCGGCGAAGGGGAGAACAGTTCGGGTGATGATAGAACCGAGAGACAGCGCAGCATCAGCGAGCCGTTGGCACCGCCGCCAGAACTCACACCAGCCCCGCTCAGAGTGAGACGATAG
- a CDS encoding hypothetical protein (BUSCO:46381at5125) has product MPLKFTPAKLFATTSLLAATSYSAYQYRVSNTNFKTTPPTSHNKMTVDNSFETLFAVPLSCDGCIKAVSDSLYKLGGINNVEGNLKDQLISVKGTAAPSAIVEAIQATGRDAILRGSGASNSAAVSILETFDDHVDGLYEESSRDVRGLARMVQVSSGRTLVDLSIRGVSPGTYRASIRAYGDLKNGATSTGPVWLGEDKKPRGDLGLVQVGEDGRGASFVDHGFQIWEVIGHAMVLTRQEENAEPLKNDKDTVVGIIARSAGMWDNDKTVCSCTGKTLWEERKDEVEKGML; this is encoded by the exons ATGCCTCTGAAGTTCACGCCTGCTAAACTATTTGCTACTACATCTCTACTTGCAGCAACTAGCTATTCAGCTTACCAGTACCGGGTTTCCAATACCAACTTTAAGACCACGCCCCCCACAT CACACAACAAGATGACTGTTGATAACTCGTTTGAG ACCCTCTTTGCAGTTCCGCTGTCATGTGACGGCTGTATCAAAGCAGTTTCAGACTCTTTGTATAAGCTCGGCGGCATCAATAATGTTGAGGGCAACCTGAAAGACCAACTGATATCTGTCAAGGGCACTG CTGCCCCATCAGCTATTGTGGAGGCCATCCAAGCAACTGGTAGAGATGCCATTCTACGTGGATCAGGGGCTTCAAACA GTGCCGCTGTCAGTATTCTGGAAACGTTTGACGATCATGTTGATGGTCTCTACGAAGAATCGAGCCGGGATGTGAGAGGATTGGCAAGAATGGTCCAGGTTAGCTCGGGGCGAACACTGGTTGACTTGTCTATTCGTGGCGTCTCGCCTGGaacatatcgagcttcaatTCGCGCATACGGCGATCTGAAGAACGGTGCAACCTCGACAGGACCTGTCTGGTTAGGAGAAGACAAGAAGCCTCGAGGAgaccttggtcttgttcaAGTTGGTGAGGATGGTAGAGGTGCTTCATTTGTGGACCACGGGTTCCAAATCTGGGAGGTTATTGGACACGCTATGGTCctgacaagacaagaagaaaATGCTGAGCCCCTAAAGAATGATAAGGATACCGTTGTGGGAATCATCGCCCGAAGCGCGGGTATGTGGGATAACGACAAGACAGTATGCTCTTGTACTGGCAAGACGCTCTGGGAGGAGCGCAAGGATGAGGTCGAGAAGGGAATGCTATGA